A window of Centroberyx gerrardi isolate f3 chromosome 6, fCenGer3.hap1.cur.20231027, whole genome shotgun sequence genomic DNA:
GAAGTGCATAGGAGGTTACACAGTCATTTTTGTGAGATGTGTAGTTTAAACCTCATGTTATAGCTCCCTATCTAGATGATATTACAAGCTATTGTGGCATGACCAACATTTAATTATATACCAATGCCAGATTCAACTTTGTTTGAATGCTTTTCTTGTAGGCTGCCTCAATGGTTGTGGAGTCTATTGACCAAAATAGATGGTGAAAGATATTCTGTTCTAAGGATAGCCTGTTCTAAATGTTCAAGCcccaacctaaccctaacccaattaCAATGTGACTAGTGACAGTGGATAGTATTGATCAGGTGTGTGGCTCTAGCTTTAAATCTTACCTTGTCCCAGAAAAAGAGATAGGACTGACTGAACTCAAACTCTTCTATGTTAAACTTCTTCATGAAGGGAAGTCGCATGACATTGAGGCACGAGAAGATCCAACATCTCCCTGGAAATGAAAAGAACACATTAGCCGAATTTTCGAGAAACACGCAGGCCATGTGTTAGGTATGTGTTTCTACGGGCAGGAGTAGTGCTGCGTGAAAAATTGACCAAAATAAGACCACCAACCTTTGAAAAACTTAACATTCTCTCTTACAAagtggtactttttaaagaacaGTAGGTAACCCAAAtttttggttgacaaaatgttaACATTGGGGGAATCATCTTTAATGTAGAGATATTCGAAGATAAACATCAGGTAActatttttccccaaaatgcaTATTTAATGTTTTGGAATACAACTTCTTATATGATACGATCTATGAAAGATGACAGGAATACATTTTGACACAGCCTGCATGCCTTTCAACTTACTCTGGAGAATCTCCAGTGCTCTATGGAGTCATGCTTAGTGTGACTTGGTGTTTCATATTGTTGAATGAGGGCAATTTGTACAGCTGGAGCCCAAAATTATCCCACAAATCacaagctttgtgtgtgtgtgtgtgtgtgtgtgtgtgtgtgtgtgtgtgtgtgtgtgtgtgtgtgtgtgtgtgtgcatacttgtgCACATAAGGGGTCCAAGCACAGCAGGCGCATGAACcttatgtttctttttttttttttttttcctgcttcttctttttctgccttaaACTGATCTGGAGCCCAGACACAAGTTCCAGAGCAACCAAATTTGGTAAATAGGTTTTAAATCTCACAAACTACTgaaccaaaacaacaccaatCGGCCAGATGGTGGCAGCAACTTTAAACTCCTGAACCGTGTGGCatagaataaaaaatgttttccctGATTTCTTGGCTCAAGACGAATCGAAACCAAACTTCACACACATGTTCTGGATGGGCACCAAAATGCCAGATAACCTGATCACCTACCTGAGTTTTTCTGGTTGGTGACGGGCTTGCCCTCTGTGGGGATGGAGTGCTGGAAGATGTGCACCGTGTCTTGGACGGTCTGCCGGTGCAGACACACCTCCAGCGGGTCAATGCAGGTGGACACATTCTGGGCCAGCAGGTAGCGTGGCTCGGCCCGCAGCCGCTTGATAAAGGTGGCTACCTTCTCCTGACTCAAACCTGGAAGAGTAGATGGGGAGACAATAACAGAGCGAGAAACAGAgaaggaaggatagagggaaggaagacAGATAGAAGCACAGACAGGTAACTTATATTAGGAGCGCTTTCAAAGCTAGACAGACTCAGACAGAAGACTATAACCAACAGGAGACTTCCTGTGttcagacaacagacagaggaaTTTCCCAATGTCCTGATTCCCTCGAGTCTCCTGTGCACTTTAGGCCTATATACTTCCTGCTTAAGATCTGATTTATGAGCACTCATATGTGCTCAGATGTCACAATAATGCCTGGAAAATGGCAGATCAATAGTCATAAACTAACAACAGATCCTTTCTTGAATACTACAACTGTCCGATGCATCTTTCCTTGCCGCCATCTATACAGAGATCATTGGGAGGAATAGCCTATACACAATGTCCAGTCCAATTACAGATGATTAGAGCTCTGATGAAGGATAGACTTGGGGTGGGAGGGACAAAGGAAGCAAAGACGCTTGCCAACAGTACTAACTGGGCCTAGGGAGCCTAGGGCTGACCAAAGCTGGCTGGTATCAGTCATCTGGCTCCATCAGTGAAAGGAACACACTGAAAAGCTTGTCCAATCCAACTGCATAAGGGGGAGGTGCACACACTTTGACAGATTCAAATTGGCATTGGTGTGTGGTTTGTAATTCCATCAGAGCAATTAAACATTGGGCGGGACATTGCCTAGTCATGCATGCTGCCTACAGTTCGACCCCTCTCTCTCGGCTCCATTCTGTTATTTTCCATTGACACAAACTTGAAATGCACTGGCCACCACACATTAGGACAGTGTCAAACTTCATTAACTGTCAAGCCCATATtctcagaagaaaaaaaaagcagccagCCTAAGGCAGGGAACATTTCAGGTGTAGGCTTGCATGGCATATGATGCCGGCATGACACTGTTTTGCTTGTGGCACAACAGTTGAATTTTTTGAGACTTGTGATTGCGGATAGAATCTGAAGTGGAGTAAAAGAATCTGAAGTGGAGTAAAAGAATCTGAAGTGGAGTAAATTGATCATAGACACCTAAGATCTGAACCAAAGTATTAGCCTACAACTTCAGCAGTATAGACACACACTAGACAGGTGGGGAGGAGTGTGCTTCACAGCACACAGGGGGGAGGCTGAGCTAAACCAAACAGCCAGTTGGTTGGTCaggctctgtttctctctctttcatgctCTCTTTCTCATATACAAAATGTGAAGGCATGAATGGTGAGGAGGACAGACATCATCACACTGTTTTCTATGGCATGGGGGCAAGCACAGGTAGCAAGGGTGACTTGCAAATATACACTGGTTATGCAACTGGTTTAATTACACCAATCACTGCTCCATGTGCGCGTCAACTGAAGTCCAGTTGGCCTGAAGCCTAACAGTGGAGGCCAAGTAGACTATCAACTCTGACTGACTAAAGCACAATCCGAGCAAAGTTCATTATCACGAGACTATCAAGATCGCAAAGTACTGGAATAAAAATATTTGCTCCAAAACAAGGGAATATTTAGTTAACATATATCTTAGAAAGAACCATATAATTAACAAAAAACATTGATCTAACAAGAGACATACAACTTGGCAGAGTGCTGAAGGCTGAGAGCTGATTAACGTCAATTAACGTGGAATCAAAACGACTGACTCCATTGACTTGGCTGGCCAAGGGTCAGACGACACTGGTCACTGCTAAAAATGGCTCGCTAAGGTCCTGAAAACGGAGGTAAAAGGTAAAAAAGATTCGTTGTAACAAACTGAACGAGAAACATCACCCTCAGATgaatcactttcatttcaagaGTTTGGCAGCTTGGAAGAGGAATTTCCAACTCCATTCTGCACTAGCTACATAGGCTAGCAAGATGTATTCCCAGTTACTATAGCTCTGCTCATAATAGCTCTTAGCCAAAGAGCAAAAGTGTATTAGCGGACTATTTTTGCTGCTGGGATATCGCCACTATGCTGGCAAGCTGTTGGCACGAACTGTCAACCTAGCTGTTGAAATGACGGCAAGTCATGCTAGCAAGCTGCTAACGCTAAGAATGCTAACTTAGCCTGTTAGCTGGGCAGCTCTCTCAGCTGTCAACCTCTAGCTAGCTATCACCAAATACAGGTTATGCTCAGCTTGCCGGCTAAACAAACGACCATGAATGGAACAAGGGAAAGTGGCACTCAACGTACCAGTGTCCATGTTTCCGAAGAGGGTTGGCGAGCGTTTTCTATTTTCCTGAAAAGTCACCGgctctttgtttatttcattcgccgacagtcagtcagtcagtgagagTGTGATCCGTGTCAAGCTAGACCGAGTAAAAGTACGCCATTTCCGGTTTTAGTTTTCAAAGTAAAACCCTTACATGTGTTGCAACGATTTTTGGAGTAATACAAAAGttccaaagtgaaaataaacaatataaagaCGAATCTctaaaaatgaaatacatttgtttttcctttgttcTGACACGGGTTTGTCATTCTGTACACCCCAATGCTTACTTCACCCTTTTTCCGAAAGTGACCaattttaaacttttattttgaaggcagaatcTCCTAACTTTCGGTCTTTGCTGTCAGTCTCATTAGGATTCTGGGCGGAAACAGGATATCGAATATTCAAATTATTACAGTTTAACCAAATTTTGTAGTAACAACAGTAATCAACATAATCCATGAAGCTTTCTCCCCTTGTTCAGTCCGCATATGGAGACGTCATAACTGCTGTAACTAATAGGATATAGATATAATGGGTCGTTTGGCTCAAAAGCATATCAGAGGTTCTCAAAGGTTTTCATGTCACtgacccccaaatagacacacagaaatggacccccatttgataaaatTCAGTCTGAGGGGCTCCCATGTGGGaagatttttttgttgctgATTTAGAATTGAATTGCACAACTGTCTGCACTGTACTGTGGGgagataatacatttttataataGTTTTATTATATAATAGTGAAaattattcctcattttgctgtaGACCCCCTGAAGTCATTAGGCCACCCTATTATAAACTGCTTATTTTAGCAAAACTTTACAATTTAACATTTACAACTGTATACTGCCAGGAAAATCTTTCCACATGCAGCTACATGATGTCATAATTTctaccccacccccacccacccactacACTCTATGCAAAAACTCAGTAATATACTAGCGAGTGGAAAGCAGGAAAGTAGACAGGCATTTCATAATTAATAGCTACATCAATGACCTACAAAGTGCATGTatctgaaagaaaaacatggaaattacaaaaaagagaggaaaaatgtttaaatgtggtTGTATAGGCTACACTTATTGTCTGGTTTGTTCTCTCTTATTGGTAATGATTTTATGCATTATAGTGCCATGAAATTGGTCCCCTTCCTGTTGGGAAGTTCATATTCCCACTCAGGAACTCATTGCTGCGTTTTGAAATGTGTGgttttgtcctgtcctgtaatttagtgtgtgtgtgtgtgtgtgtgtgtgtgtgtgtgtgtgtgtgtgtgtgtgtgtgtgtgtgtgtgtgtgtgtgtgtaattgcatGTGTCACTTCCTTCCTTGCCTCCATCTGGACTGGAGCTGCGTCAGGATAGAGGAAAGCCTTTCACTTTGAGGAAAATAGATTGTACAAAGGTggaaaagaaagtgagagaaaaactgAGCCGCTTGAACAATAATATGAACAAGCAGTGGAGTTTCCCAGCAAAGCCGCTGTTCACCGTCTTAGTAACTGTCCTGGCAAAGGCTTAAACTGCATGGAGGAAGTGAAATTAGATCAGTGATGAAAATCAGCCAGCGCTGAACTGAGGACAGACATGCACGGATACCTCCTCATTACCTTCAGCTGCCTCTGCATTCTGCCTGGTAAGTCAAAATTATAACAGTATAAAGTATATAAAAATGCTCATGATTTCAGTTCATGATTTTGATGACAGCCTAATCAAATTCAAAATCGTATTAAAACCCTTCAACTCTCACTAAAACATAAACTAGTGAGATGACCAAACATCTCAAATGTTCACCGTAAATGTTGAGGCCACTCATGTAAATAGAAATTGCACTATTTTGGTGAAGGTGGGTTGCTACACTGTAAGAAGCTAGAGTGTAAATTCATGCAACACTTTGTCCTATATGCTTTTGAATTCACCTTTGGTGTAGTCAAGATTATACTGTGAATGTAGACAATGTTGCTGAACAGTCTGCAAGATGCCCCAGAATGTATTCTGAAATAAATTGGTGTTGTGTCAATACACAACACCAATTTATTGCATAAACCCATCTTTCTACACTCTCaggctaattaatatatttcgGTCTATTTTATGTATTGTGTATTTAGCTTATGTAAAACCTAAGCACATTATGTCTCTATCAGTCTGTTGCTCTGTTATGTCAACCAATTTGATCAAGGAATGTGAAAGTTTACCTGGTGATTAAACTGATTCAGATGAACCAGCACAACAAGTAGCAGCATGACTGTAATGAATCTGTGtgtggagctttttttttttttttatctaaccACATTATTATATTAGACAGCTACAGAGTTGTTTGGACAGTGATGttagaagagaaaaagacagacatatGATGGTATATCTGACAGTTTAAGTTCACTCTTGTTTGTTATATTATGCCATAGAATAACTGCATCATTATCTTTATCTCACCATCAAAGGATTCAAAAGTGCTTAATAGTCATTTATTGTCCTGTAATGGGAAGTTGAAGAAAGTGAATGGCCACATCAAAACACTATATACCCATTTcagaaaatacaatataaatgtaatctaaTATGTTACTATTTTATAGGTCTTTAGTTAACATACATTTTCAACAGTAATCTCTGGTGAGTTTTACCTTCATTTCATCATATTTCAAAGATTAGGTGTCacctttttaaaaatgacagatATCCCCTTTCACTTCATCCTGTGcggtttcttcttcttgtcacCACGGTTCATCGGTCAACTAAATATACAATAAGCTGGTGTTCCTCTTTCAGGTTTCTATGCTGAAGAATGCGGACAGACGGTGCTGGCAAGGCGTCATACGGTTTATGTACCAGAGGGGGGCAGCATCTCACTGTCTTGTGTGGTCCAGCACTGTGAAGACAACATGTGGACCGGGGCGTGGATCTGGAGAAAGTCATCAGAGGACAAGTTAAATGACCTCAAACCCAATCTGAGGCACCGCCTTTCCAATGTCACTCTCTCACCCAATCAAACCCGTCTGTTTTTAAAATTCCTGAGAGCCAACCAATCAGACGAAGGTTCATACGGATGCAAGGTTACGTGGGGTCAAGGGTTAAGCGACCTGGGACACATGGTGTATGTGAACATCACCGCAGGTACTTAGATTCATATATATTACCAGAATGtcatgggtgtatgtgtgtgtgtgtgcgtgtgtgtgtgtgtgtggttactgTATTTGCAAATGAgctaaaaagggaaaaaagtcaACAGAAGTTCAATTTATTCATTCAGTTCTTTGTGAATAAAGAACAGCGAAGAACCGTTAACTGTgaagaataaagaataataGTGAATAAATAATAGTGTGGATTGATTTTCCTTTTACCTTTCCTTTCACCTAAATGAAAGAGtctgactgcatgtgtgtgtacatatatccTCTCTCAAAACCCACAGCCATCCCCTCTGAGAGGAGCGTGCTGCACAgggttttggtgtgtgtgggcGCCTCTCTTTGTTTCCCCGCCGTTCTGGGACTGGCTCGTTGTCTGAGTTCAGAGGTCAAGCCTCGGCCGCTTCCCAGGACCCTGTCCACAAATCACCGGCAGCCCGGAGCCTCATACAGAGCCCAACCCCGCCTGGCTCCGCAGCCTCCACCCCGACGCCCTGTACCACAACAAGATAACCCTTCTACTCGTAAaggtatctctctatctctcttccttctttgtctgtctgttaacgCTGGAAAAAGCTTTGTTACTTGTGGCATTGTAAGAACTGCACTGCTCCCTGTAATGTATCCGTCttctttttttggcattttacaGCTACCCCCAAGCCCAAGCCGAATAAAGAGGTGGGTCCACTCTGTATAATGGCTTGTGAGGATAGGATGCCCTTTGCAGTGGCCTTAATGCTGTGTGTTTCCCCTGGATCGCCTTGAGCCTGTCTTTCAGTTAGTGCATGCAGTCCTGCCCTAGGaccacacaaaagcagatttaaaataaacatgaattatggATTGTgacttttactattttccaaAAGTACATGCTTCTCTAACTTAAGACTAACTCTAGTTCTCCATTGTGTTGCAGCTGGTGTATGCAGCTCTCTCCCAGGATGCTCTGGGGCAACAGCGAGCTGAGAGAGAGCCTGCCCAGGCCACGGTCTACTCATCCCTCAGTTTTACTTGACTGTAAGCGAAGCACGGTGGAGGAAAAATGTCTCTGCTGAAGATAAATGATGTGATGGTTGTATGAGTGGTCTTTTCTTTTTATGTGATACTGACTGATCCTTGAGGGAGAAATTCATCTGTTCGTTTGAAAGTGACAGAAAAGCACCTCTAGACTTCCCTGGATTCAATGTGTTGCTTGAGGAGACTTGTACAGGGTGGACACTTGGTGTTATGGAGCATCAAAGGTGGGCCTATTGGGCCAGTTTGGATCTTCAGGATCTGTTTCCGCTCTACAGCTCTGGACTTCACCTGAGTAATGTGATGAAATCAGTGGACAGAGGACAAATTctacacacagaacacaaaagAGACACTCCTGATTACACATGAAAGTGGAagcagtgggtgtgtgtgtattataaaGAAGAAAGAAGTGACCAGACCAGTAGATTTTCCTGCCTGCAGAGCCTTTTGCTAGGATTTCACTGactgttcatgtttttttttaagtaattaTATCAATAGGAAGTTTGACTGTGACAAGCAAATATTAAGAAAATATTAAAGTTTCTGAGATTTTACTGATAACAATGGTGATGCAGATCCTCCCGGGTCAAAACATGTAGTCCAATAAATGTAAGGCTACAGCATCAGTTTTGAGGTGTATATTGTATGCATATAAAGAAAATGATCACTGGATTGAACTGTAAGCATTCAACTAATTTAAAAAGCAGTCAACTCTGTTCTCAACCAATTGTGTTGTGACCTGAATTGCATGTGTAAATTAATGCTGTACCTGCAATAATATGAGCCAGAATTATGAGATAAGCTTAAATTAATTCATGTCCTATTGtacaacaggaaaaaacacataaatgacacaaaatacaacattttatttcagaatAAATTCTCAATGGCACATTACATAAcgaaatatacatatacatgtcTAGACTTCTTTTAAATTAATATATTTCCTTTAatcatttttactttattaattAGCGTACTCtgcagttacatttttttttacatgacatCAATGCAAAAGAAGTTATAATTTAATAAATTAAGCATATTAACAGAGAGAAGGCTGCAGGGCGTTTAGGCGATACCCGCTACAAACTAAAAGACATCTAACTTCCTGCTTCTGTCCAGATCACATCCTTCCCTGCTTCCCTTCCTCGAGGTCTTCACTGATCTACAACAGAACAGGTTCTAGTCCAGTTGTATCAGATCGGTACTTCTCAAGTTGTCACAGGGAGTGAGGTGAAGAGTGTCCAAACAGCTTCCTGGCCAGTTTAGCTTCCTGGGTTTTGAGTTTCACATGACAGAACTTCACTCACTAGGAAGCCATCCTCCCAGCGACAGGAATGGTTCTCTATACagttacagtacacacacattctcccaaAGACCTACCAGTTTCGTTATTTGGTCACATAGGAAAGACATGGTTTGTCTTCAAGCTTGTCCTTGCTGAATGCGCCTGCACCATGTCCCGCTAACTCCTGCCTGTACAGCTCGCAGGCTAATGTAAAGGTATAGTTGAGGACTAGAGTACGACCTGTTGTGCTTGTTAGCAACTGGCTTTACAATTTACTTCTAAGAGGCTTTGAAATAACAATTCACAAAGCATAAAATCAAAGTTACAAAATAAGCTCCAAGTTCACATTCAAAGTATTTTGGCCGACGGTGTGATTTCATTTAACCTGAACATTATTTTTCAAGTCAACTTCATCGATTCATGTGCTGGGGTCATGAAAACTTTGAACCCTCGAAACCTCATGTTCAAAAGTCCCACCGAACATAAACACAGATACACTAAGCTAGCGAGCTTCAATGGGAGGTATCAGTAGGTGAAATGTTTTCAGTAAGTGCAACGTCTATTTTCAGCAAATGTGGGTGTTGATCGGCTACCCACAACTGTGCTGTAACCAGATCCAGAGGATTCTCCACCCGTCCTctcacacagtgagagagacggagagagagagagagagagagacagagaaagagagacagacagacagagagagagagagagagagacagagagagagagagagagagacagacagagagagagagagagagagagacagacagacagacagagagagagagagagagagagagacagacagagagagagagagagagagagacagacagacagacagagagagagagagagagagacagacagagagagagagagagagagagacagacagacagacagacagacagacagacagacagacagagagagagagagagagagagagagagcacatcaATGGTGAAAGGGCTTTTCATAGATTGTAAGGCGCAGCTTTGGCTAAAATAAGCTTATGGCAAAATGTGATGCCAGTGTCCCCCACTGTGCCCCATGTGAGCTAATTTCCACTAACTAAGCACTTGGGTTTGGGGATTTGAACTTCCCCTCACagatacagaaagacagactgcTGTATGCATTGACTGAATTTGAGCAAGTACGTGTTTTATAGTGCAGTAGACACAACGCAGCTGCTAACAAGGTTACAAAAGCATCTGAAAATCAAAGACGTTCCCTAGAAAAAGCTATTTCATATCCAAAGGAGTGATTCAGCTTCTgcaatggaaaatggaaacgCCCAGTGTCCACTTCTGAGGCGTTGCTACTGTACAGTACGTGTCTGCgcatgtgggtatgtgtgtgcatgtgtgtgtgcatgcgtgtgtatgcgtgtgtgtgtgtctgtctgcgtcCTTTTTTTAGGCATTAGAGGAACTGTTCCCAGACGTACCATACAAGGACAAAGGCAAAAGGGAACGTCCTGATATTTGTCGAAGTGATTACGTTTTTGATTTCTAGAAGATTTCCTTTCCACTGAGCGCCAGTCGCGGTCGACTACATAAAGCGTAACAGTTCAGCCATATTCTCATGTTACCATACTTCTAAGTCTCATGTCACCGTACCTCTGAATTATACAAGatgcttgaaaaaaaaattgcttggGCAGAGTCTAGCTCTGCCCGCACTCACAGTATTACAACCATGCCAAGTGAACATGGTTACTAACAACTGAAATGCAGCAACTGCTAATATCAGCAAGGTATTGACTTATTTCTGCAGCTAGGGGTTGGTTAAAATGACACTCGGGCCAACTTCTCCTTCGCTTCTCCTTACTATACACTCACAGTATTGTCAGTTTGTTTATAGTGTGTATAGGGACTCTGGTGCAGTCAGTAATCTTTTCAGATTATCCTTGGCTTAGTGAGGTGGTTCTACAGTGATTTTGTCTtgatgttgtggtttctgttgtttttttgtttttttttcagcccaTGTTGCCCCTTTGTTGTGCGAGTCTGTATTTCCATCCCACGAAGCTACTCAGACTGAAAGAGACAAGAGCAAACAGGGAAGCCGGTTAGAGGAGACTGTCACGCCTCTCAACTTTGGTCCTTCACCCACCCAGCGCTAGCTCAGCAGTTTCACTCACACTACAGTATAGACAAGTTGTTCATAAGTTGATAGGACGTGTCACAGGGCTGAATTGGCATTTTTATATACGTATTACTGCTCTCAGCATTTTGCCAAGTCTGCCATAACAAGCTACAGTATGACTTTGAAAGGAACAGT
This region includes:
- the LOC139924171 gene encoding uncharacterized protein LOC139924171; amino-acid sequence: MHGYLLITFSCLCILPGFYAEECGQTVLARRHTVYVPEGGSISLSCVVQHCEDNMWTGAWIWRKSSEDKLNDLKPNLRHRLSNVTLSPNQTRLFLKFLRANQSDEGSYGCKVTWGQGLSDLGHMVYVNITAAIPSERSVLHRVLVCVGASLCFPAVLGLARCLSSEVKPRPLPRTLSTNHRQPGASYRAQPRLAPQPPPRRPVPQQDNPSTRKATPKPKPNKELVYAALSQDALGQQRAEREPAQATVYSSLSFT